One Helianthus annuus cultivar XRQ/B chromosome 12, HanXRQr2.0-SUNRISE, whole genome shotgun sequence genomic region harbors:
- the LOC110895552 gene encoding glucan endo-1,3-beta-glucosidase 3 isoform X1, with product MASWRLMAALLLHLLPLAAMAAQDAFVGVNIGTAVTDMPNPTQVVALLKAQQIRHVRLYDADPAMLTALAGTGIRVTVSVPNQQLLAIGQSNATAANWVARNILTHVPATNITAISVGSEVLTIIPNAAPVLVSALQYIHAALTAARLDSRIKVSTAHSSSIILDSFPPSQAFFNRTWDPVMVPLLRFLQSTGSYLMLNVYPYYDYMQSHDAIPLDYALFRPLPPNKEAVDSNTMLHYTNVFDAVVDAAYFAMSYLNFTNIPIVVTESGWPSKGDSTEPDATLDNANTYNSNLIKHVLNNTGTPKHPGVAVSTFIYELYNEDARTGAVSEKNWGLFDANGRPVYVLHLTGSGSMLANDTTNQTFCVAKDGADRKMLQAALDWACGPGKVDCSAMVQGAPCYEPDTVVAHASYAFDAYYYKMGMAEGTCDFKGVATITTTDPSHGSCVFPGSNGSNGTFINGTSLAPSSNSTSSGSSLSFHTGNSISCVTISVVLLLSAVFL from the exons ATGCTTTTGTAGGTGTGAACATAGGCACTGCCGTAACCGACATGCCGAACCCGACCCAGGTGGTGGCCCTTCTCAAGGCCCAACAAATCCGCCACGTCAGACTCTACGACGCTGACCCGGCAATGCTGACTGCTCTAGCGGGAACCGGAATCCGCGTAACCGTTTCCGTCCCAAACCAACAGCTTCTCGCCATCGGGCAGTCCAACGCCACTGCCGCCAATTGGGTTGCCCGTAACATCCTCACCCATGTCCCCGCCACCAACATCACCGCCATCTCAGTAGGCTCCGAAGTCCTCACCATCATCCCTAACGCCGCCCCGGTTTTAGTCTCCGCCCTTCAATACATCCACGCTGCCCTAACCGCCGCTAGGCTTGACTCCCGTATCAAAGTCTCCACTGCCCACTCGTCTTCGATTATTCTCGACTCGTTTCCACCGTCGCAAGCCTTCTTTAACCGCACGTGGGACCCGGTTATGGTCCCGTTGCTCAGGTTCCTACAGTCCACCGGATCATACCTCATGCTTAACGTCTACCCGTATTACGATTACATGCAATCACACGATGCAATCCCGTTAGATTACGCATTGTTCCGCCCTCTGCCGCCGAATAAAGAAGCCGTGGATTCGAACACCATGCTGCATTATACTAACGTTTTCGATGCGGTGGTAGACGCCGCCTATTTTGCAATGTCGTATTTGAACTTCACAAACATTCCGATCGTCGTAACGGAATCGGGCTGGCCCTCAAAGGGTGATTCTACCGAGCCCGATGCGACGCTTGACAACGCAAACACTTATAATAGTAATTTGattaaacatgttttgaacaaCACGGGGACCCCGAAACACCCTGGGGTGGCGGTGAGTACGTTCATTTACGAGCTTTACAACGAGGATGCGCGAACGGGCGCGGTGTCAGAAAAGAACTGGGGGCTGTTTGATGCAAACGGGAGACCGGTTTATGTGTTGCATTTAACGGGTTCGGGAAGTATGCTTGCTAATGACACGACGAACCAGACTTTTTGTGTGGCTAAAGACGGTGCAGACCGGAAGATGTTGCAGGCGGCTTTGGACTGGGCTTGTGGACCGGGGAAAGTTGACTGTTCGGCTATGGTTCAGGGTGCGCCCTGTTATGAGCCCGATACTGTTGTTGCACATGCCAGTTACGCTTTTGATGCTTATTATTATAAGATGGGTATGGCTGAAGGAACTTGCGATTTTAAAGGGGTCGCCACCATTACTACCACCGATCCAA GTCATGGCAGTTGCGTGTTTCCAGGAAG TAATGGGAGTAACGGGACGTTTATAAACGGTACATCGCTGGCTCCATCTTCGAATTCAACTTCATCAGGTAGCTCGTTATCTTTTCACACAGGCAATTCGATTTCTTGTGTGACAATTTCCGTAGTGTTACTCTTGAGCGCGGTATTCTTGTAA
- the LOC110895552 gene encoding glucan endo-1,3-beta-glucosidase 3 isoform X2, protein MASWRLMAALLLHLLPLAAMAAQGVNIGTAVTDMPNPTQVVALLKAQQIRHVRLYDADPAMLTALAGTGIRVTVSVPNQQLLAIGQSNATAANWVARNILTHVPATNITAISVGSEVLTIIPNAAPVLVSALQYIHAALTAARLDSRIKVSTAHSSSIILDSFPPSQAFFNRTWDPVMVPLLRFLQSTGSYLMLNVYPYYDYMQSHDAIPLDYALFRPLPPNKEAVDSNTMLHYTNVFDAVVDAAYFAMSYLNFTNIPIVVTESGWPSKGDSTEPDATLDNANTYNSNLIKHVLNNTGTPKHPGVAVSTFIYELYNEDARTGAVSEKNWGLFDANGRPVYVLHLTGSGSMLANDTTNQTFCVAKDGADRKMLQAALDWACGPGKVDCSAMVQGAPCYEPDTVVAHASYAFDAYYYKMGMAEGTCDFKGVATITTTDPSHGSCVFPGSNGSNGTFINGTSLAPSSNSTSSGSSLSFHTGNSISCVTISVVLLLSAVFL, encoded by the exons GTGTGAACATAGGCACTGCCGTAACCGACATGCCGAACCCGACCCAGGTGGTGGCCCTTCTCAAGGCCCAACAAATCCGCCACGTCAGACTCTACGACGCTGACCCGGCAATGCTGACTGCTCTAGCGGGAACCGGAATCCGCGTAACCGTTTCCGTCCCAAACCAACAGCTTCTCGCCATCGGGCAGTCCAACGCCACTGCCGCCAATTGGGTTGCCCGTAACATCCTCACCCATGTCCCCGCCACCAACATCACCGCCATCTCAGTAGGCTCCGAAGTCCTCACCATCATCCCTAACGCCGCCCCGGTTTTAGTCTCCGCCCTTCAATACATCCACGCTGCCCTAACCGCCGCTAGGCTTGACTCCCGTATCAAAGTCTCCACTGCCCACTCGTCTTCGATTATTCTCGACTCGTTTCCACCGTCGCAAGCCTTCTTTAACCGCACGTGGGACCCGGTTATGGTCCCGTTGCTCAGGTTCCTACAGTCCACCGGATCATACCTCATGCTTAACGTCTACCCGTATTACGATTACATGCAATCACACGATGCAATCCCGTTAGATTACGCATTGTTCCGCCCTCTGCCGCCGAATAAAGAAGCCGTGGATTCGAACACCATGCTGCATTATACTAACGTTTTCGATGCGGTGGTAGACGCCGCCTATTTTGCAATGTCGTATTTGAACTTCACAAACATTCCGATCGTCGTAACGGAATCGGGCTGGCCCTCAAAGGGTGATTCTACCGAGCCCGATGCGACGCTTGACAACGCAAACACTTATAATAGTAATTTGattaaacatgttttgaacaaCACGGGGACCCCGAAACACCCTGGGGTGGCGGTGAGTACGTTCATTTACGAGCTTTACAACGAGGATGCGCGAACGGGCGCGGTGTCAGAAAAGAACTGGGGGCTGTTTGATGCAAACGGGAGACCGGTTTATGTGTTGCATTTAACGGGTTCGGGAAGTATGCTTGCTAATGACACGACGAACCAGACTTTTTGTGTGGCTAAAGACGGTGCAGACCGGAAGATGTTGCAGGCGGCTTTGGACTGGGCTTGTGGACCGGGGAAAGTTGACTGTTCGGCTATGGTTCAGGGTGCGCCCTGTTATGAGCCCGATACTGTTGTTGCACATGCCAGTTACGCTTTTGATGCTTATTATTATAAGATGGGTATGGCTGAAGGAACTTGCGATTTTAAAGGGGTCGCCACCATTACTACCACCGATCCAA GTCATGGCAGTTGCGTGTTTCCAGGAAG TAATGGGAGTAACGGGACGTTTATAAACGGTACATCGCTGGCTCCATCTTCGAATTCAACTTCATCAGGTAGCTCGTTATCTTTTCACACAGGCAATTCGATTTCTTGTGTGACAATTTCCGTAGTGTTACTCTTGAGCGCGGTATTCTTGTAA